The sequence below is a genomic window from Streptomyces sp. NBC_00582.
GTTCCGGTGCGGCGGCCCGCCCGGATGTCGGCGCGGGCGGTGGAGCCGTACACCAGCAGGACGGCGTTCGCGTGCCCGGCGGCGATCGCGTCGGCCGCGTGCGCCGCCATGACCTCCCAGGTGGAGCCGCCGACGGAGGTGGAGTCGACCCAGGTGGGGCGAAGGCCCAGGTGGTCGGCCACCTCCACCGGGGCGAGGGTGCCGAGGCCGGCGGAGGCCAGCCCGTCCACCCTCGACCGGTCGAGCCCCGCGTCCGCCAGCGCCCGGCGGGCCGCCTGGGCGTGCAGGGCGTACGGGGTCGCCTCGTCCACCCGGCCGCAGTCCGAGAGCGCGACACCGACGACGGCCACTTTCCGGGTCCCCGCGGTCATGAGGGGCCACCTTCCTCTGGGCATCTCGCACGGTCGCTCCTAATATGACGGACCGTCAGATCCGGAGGGAAGTGCCGGATCAGGAGGGAAGCCGGATCCGGAGGGAACCGCCATGGACCCCCGCCTCACCACCGAACAGGACGAGATACGCCGCACGCTGCGGGAACTGCTCCACAAACGCTGCGGCCCCGAGGAACTGCGGGCCGCCCTCGCCGGTCCCGCCGGACACGACGGCGCCCTGTGGACCGCCCTCGCCGAACAACTCGGCCTGCCCGGCCTCGCCCTCCCCGAGGCGTACGGCGGGATCGGCTGCCCCCGCACCGACCTCGCCCTCGCCGCCGAGGAGACCGGCCGGGCCCTCGCCCCCACCCCCCTCCTCGCCACCTCCGTCCTCGCCGCACCCCTGCTCCTCGCCCTCGGCACCGACAGCCAGCGCGCCCGCCTGCTCCCCCGGATCGCCGACGGCACCCTGACCGCCGCCCTCGCCGTCCCCGCCTCCGCCCTCGCCGGCGCGCTCGCCCTGACCGGGCCGGGCGGCGGCGACTGGTCCGGCGGCGGGCGCGCGGGAGGAGTGCAGGCCCGGCGGACCGGGTACGGCTGGCGGCTCTACGGCGAGACGTCCCAGGTCCTCGACGGGCACAGCGCCGGGCTGCTGGTCGTCGCCGCCCACACCGGGGGGTTCGTACGGTCGCGGACCCTGCTGTTCCTGGTGGCCGGGGACGCCGCGGGGACCGTACGGACCCGGCAGACCGCGCTCGACGCGACCCGGCCGCAGGGACGGTTGCAACTACGGGACGTGGAGGCGGAGTTGCTGGGCGACGACGAGACGGAGGTGGCCGGGCCGCTGGCCCGCACCGGGGACTTCGCCGCCGCCTTCCTCGCCTGCGAGGCCGTCGGGGCCGCCGACCGGGCGCTGGAGCGGACCGTGGAGTACCTCGGACAGCGCGAGCAGTTCGGGCGGGCGATCGGCTCCTTCCAGGCGGTGCAGCACCGGCTGGCGGATGTGTACGTCCAGGTCCAGGCCGCCCGGTCGGCCGCGTACTACGCCGCCTGGGCGACCGGACACGGGGAACGCGTCGGCGGGCTCGCCCTCGCGCAGGCGCTCCAGGCCCTGCGGCTCGCCGCCGCCGAGGGGATCCAGCTGCACGGCGGCATCGGGTTCACCTGGGAGCACGAGGCGCATCTGTACTTCAAACGGGCCGCCGGCGACGAGCTGCTGTTCGGGCCCGTGCACCGGCTGCGCGCCCACGCGGCCGAGGAGTCGGGACTGTTCGCACGGGCCGGACGGCCGGAGGTGGCGGTGTGATCGGCGTCCGCGTGGTGCAGAAGGTGTCCTCGACCCGGGCCTTCGCCCGGTTCGCCCCCCATGTCGTCCCCGCCCTCGACCGGGCCGTGCACCGGCTCACCCGGGGAAAGGTGCTGCTCAGCGCCCAGATGCTGCCCGGGGTGATCCTCACCGCGACCGGCGCCCGCAGCGGACAGCCGCGCCGCACCCCACTGGCCTGCATGCCGGAGCGCGACGGCCGCACCTGGATCCTCGTCGGCTCCAACTTCGGCCGCG
It includes:
- a CDS encoding acyl-CoA dehydrogenase family protein, giving the protein MDPRLTTEQDEIRRTLRELLHKRCGPEELRAALAGPAGHDGALWTALAEQLGLPGLALPEAYGGIGCPRTDLALAAEETGRALAPTPLLATSVLAAPLLLALGTDSQRARLLPRIADGTLTAALAVPASALAGALALTGPGGGDWSGGGRAGGVQARRTGYGWRLYGETSQVLDGHSAGLLVVAAHTGGFVRSRTLLFLVAGDAAGTVRTRQTALDATRPQGRLQLRDVEAELLGDDETEVAGPLARTGDFAAAFLACEAVGAADRALERTVEYLGQREQFGRAIGSFQAVQHRLADVYVQVQAARSAAYYAAWATGHGERVGGLALAQALQALRLAAAEGIQLHGGIGFTWEHEAHLYFKRAAGDELLFGPVHRLRAHAAEESGLFARAGRPEVAV
- a CDS encoding nitroreductase/quinone reductase family protein; the encoded protein is MIGVRVVQKVSSTRAFARFAPHVVPALDRAVHRLTRGKVLLSAQMLPGVILTATGARSGQPRRTPLACMPERDGRTWILVGSNFGRAGHPAWTANLLAHPDAEISWKGTGIPVTAHLLTGEERAAVWTELLAFWPPYATYQARVEREIRVFRLVPRR